GGCCGTGTGCGGTGATCGGCGGGCAGCGCACAGGCGGGTGCGAAACCGGCGACGGGGGACGTCTGTGGAGCGGGGTGTGGAGGGGGAGGGGCGCACGGGGGACGGGGAAACCCGCAACGAGTTCTCCGGATCCGGCGGGCCCGTGATCCAGGGGCGGGACTTTCACGGGGCCGTCACCATCAACGGATTCGTCGATCGCCCGGCCGGGACGACTGGGGACGCAGCCCTGGTACAGGCTGCGGACGACCTCGCATCCGCCGTCCAGCGCCAGTGGAGGGAAGAGGCGGCGCTGCGGCGCCTGAACGATCCGTATCCGCTTCCGGTCCGGTGGCGGCCCGCCGAGCCTCAGCTCATGGAGTCCTGGCGTTCACTGGTCCGGCTGGCCACCACCGGAGTCGGTCGGGCGGCGTCGGCCTCACCGTCCGGCTGGGCGCCCGGGCCGGAGGAACTGACCGGAGGCGGCGGCGAGCTGGTGAAGGTCCTGGCCAGCGTCCCCACCGGCCGCCTGGTGCTGCTGGGGGACCCGGGCTCCGGCAAGAGCATGCTGCTGGTCCGCCT
The sequence above is drawn from the Streptomyces liliiviolaceus genome and encodes:
- a CDS encoding NACHT domain-containing protein, whose amino-acid sequence is MEGEGRTGDGETRNEFSGSGGPVIQGRDFHGAVTINGFVDRPAGTTGDAALVQAADDLASAVQRQWREEAALRRLNDPYPLPVRWRPAEPQLMESWRSLVRLATTGVGRAASASPSGWAPGPEELTGGGGELVKVLASVPTGRLVLLGDPGSGKSMLLVRLVLDLLARRRHGDPVPVLVPLASWDPDREDLDLWLEQRLGIDYPWLGDPGRTGTARARELLDAGAILLVLDGLDEIPDRVRGRAIARINDALGHRPDLGMVLSSRSAPFAAT